Below is a genomic region from Salvelinus fontinalis isolate EN_2023a chromosome 2, ASM2944872v1, whole genome shotgun sequence.
tgtatatctgtatgATATTAGCATCTCCAATTCTATGCATGTTATGTTATGTCTGGCTTAATAAACTGCCTTCCAACAACACAGTCAATTCAAATGAGCCCATTATTATTGCATGCACTAGTGGGCCATAACTAACAGTATTATAAATTCAGCAGCTGTTGTAAGTGCTTTTCCTCTGTTAAGAGGAGTCAGGATGTTGGCAGGTTTAACTTGATCCACAGGATGCGTTGAATAGAACAGATGAATTATTTTGGAGCAACACAGCACTTAAGTGAAGGTATTGTACGCCTGCAGGAAGGAAGGGATGGTGAGACACAGGAGGAGGTCAAGtcatggaggaagggagggatggtgagACACAGGAGGAGGTCAAGtcatggaggaagggagggatggatgcgTGTTTTGTGGATACCTGAacatggaggaatggaggaggatgtGGATCCAGTTCCGGTGTGTGAAACATATGGGCCAGTGATTTGTTTGTGTGGGCAGCAGAGAGATGAATATATAATGAGTGATAGGCTCCTGGACATTTAGCATGCTGGAAAATTTAGTCAAGGGGTCCCAATGGGTACATTACATTTAGGTGTGGATAACAATAATGTTATACATTTGAAATAGAATGGGCTGTGATTTCCCTATTAGCTAAAGAATTTGACATTTCTGCAAGTAGCCTAATGTAAATTGGGTAAACAGTAATCAGACTTAGATACAGCAATCAGCTTTTATTAATTTTTCAACCTATTAGATTAAATTGAatacccaaatcaaatcaaaaataaataaaattgtattggtcacatggttagcagatgttaatgagagtgtagcgaaatgcttgtgcttctagtttccgtgcagtaatatctaacaagtaatgtaACAATTCatcaacaactaccttatacacacaatgtAAAGGGATtgtagaaaaggcccatggagttggtggaagAATCCTttaatttaatatatatatatattttttaagaatcctttaattcatggccacttactcagctgggccagggacgctttaattaggtcaggtggaaaTGTCCGACAGATCTCAACTCATTAAAAGGAGGAAATCGCCATCGCCCGACCTCGCTGCTATCTCTTCCTTAACTCCGTCTAATCCAGAAGTTCTCTGCGTCCATGAATCCACCGAATCTGAacctttcatctgaactatctgttgTGATCGGGAGAGCGGGCCatcagttattgtttatagttATTACCGCGGAGCGCGGCTTGGAGTGCACGTTTCAAACCTATTGTGTAATGTGAATGGTCAATGATCACGGCCCTACGGATCATCACAGACCAATTATGCCATCGATATATGGTTAATATGTAATGAAATTACATGTACACATGAAGACACTTGAAAGGGTGAAATATGAAACGTCATCATTTGCTGAACTGATCAATTCTGATATCAAACTAATGGGGACTATAGATTGAATAACTATTACGGTTTGTATTGTTCTTCTCATGATTATGATAAATAGTTACGAGCATAAATGACTCAAGGATGATTCCTATTGACTTCTTAAGGAACTGGATTGTTGAATTCCCTAATTATGTTAAGATTGTTATGATTTGATTTTTGTGATTATGAATTTGATTGGATACATGTTATTCTGTTTCCTTTGTTATGCAGCACTACTCAGTAAACataccactttatggttaaaggaattcctgcctcagtctcatccattccTCTGTCACCTGACCCCTGACCACCTAttcaccttcactgtcagtcatcctacctATCCAGCTACCCACACTAATCTTTCAGGGATgcaataagaatatgtacatatatggatgagcggcATAGGCAATAGATGgtttgtttatttaactaggcaagtcagttaagaacaaattatttttttcaattatggcctaggaacggtgggttaactgccttgttcaggggcagaatgacagatttttaccttgttagctcggggatttgagcttgcaacctttcggttactggtccaacgctctaaccaccaggttaCCTGTCGCcccatatgtacatactgtataaaatacaggggcggcaggtagcctagtggttagagcgttgaactagtaaccatatgtggcggtgcagttgccgtaccaggcggtgatacagcccgacaggatgctctcaattgctCTCATTTAGTTGGTgggtagatacagttgaagtcggaagtttacatacaccttagccaaatacatttaaactcagttttttacaattcctgacattcaatccaagtaaaaaattccctggcttaggtcagttaggatcaccacttaattttaagaatgtgaaaggtcagaataatagttgagagaatgatttctttcagctttcatttcttttatcacattcccagtgggttagaagtttacatacactcaattagtatttggtagcattgcctttaaattgttgaccttgggtcaaacgtttcaggtagccttccacaagcttcccacaataagttgggtgaattttggcccattcctcctgacagagctgatgtaactgagtcaggtttgtaggcctccttgctcgcacacgctttttcagttctgcccacaaattttctataggattgaggtcagggctttgagatgtccactccaataccttgacttaagccattttgccacaactttggaagtatgcttggggtcattgtccatttggaagacccacatgcgaccaaactttaacttcctgactgatttcttgagatgttgcttcaataaatccacacaattttcctccctcatgatgccatctattttgtgaagtgtaccagtccctcctgcaacaaagcacccccacaacatgatgctgccacccctgtgatccacggttgggatgatgttcttcggcttgcaagcctccccctttttcctccaaacataacgatggtcattatggccaaacagttatatttttgtttcatcagaccagaggacatttctccaaaaagtacattctttgtccccatgtgcagttgcaaaccgtagtctggctttttgtcagttttggagcagtggcttcttccttgttgagcggcctttcaggttatgtcgatataggactcattttactgtggatatagatactttgtacctgtttgctCCAGcatttacaaggtcctttgctgttgttctgggattgattcgcactaaagtacattcatctctaggagacagaacgcgtctccttcctgagcggtatgacggctgcgtggtcctgtggtgtttatacttgcatactattgtttgtacagatgaacgtggtaccttcaggcatttggaaattgctcccaaggatgaaccagacttgtggaggtctacaatgttttttctgaggtcttggctgatttctttagtttttcccatgatgtcaagcaaagaggcactgagtttgaaggtaggccttgaaatacatccacaggtacacctacaattgactcaaattatgtcaattagcctatcagaagcttctaaagccatgacatcattttctggaattttccaagctgtttaaaggcacagtcaacttcgtgtatgtaaacttctgacccactggaattgtgatacagtgaattataagtaaaataatctgtttgtaaataattgttggaaaaattacttgtgtcatgcacaaagtagatgtcctaaccgacttgccaaaactatagtttgttaacaagaaatttgtggagtgtttgaaaaacaagttttaatgactccaacctaagtgtatgtaaacttccgacttcaactgtatgttacaGTATGTAAGAGTTAAACCTCCAATAAGAAAAACAATTGTGTGTATTTGTTCTTGTATAGCGtcagagcagagaacagggatAAGTCACTACAAAGACTATTCGAGACAGAGCATTTATAACCAACAAAAGTAGAATGACAGTGCAATGCAGTGTTCACTATCATctataaatatatatgttttattatCACATACACCAGCtagatgcagtgaaatgtgttgttttacagggtcagccatagtagtacggcacccctggaccaattagggttaagtgccttactgAAAAAGACAATATTGCACTCATAGTTTGAAAAACATTTGGTTTTGGTAAGAGGCATTAATGCGACTAAAATATTTACAGTGGCCTAGGGCTAGTTAACGGAAGAGGGTTAGATAGTTTTGACTTTCGCTTGAGCTCACACGAGGCAGAGCAGAAGATACGCTCCTCCATCTTCCACTCCATAAAAGCTTGGTGAAACATTTTACATCATCAACGACTGTAAATTGTGAATTCCAACCATTTCTTATGACAGCATTACTTCACCCTTTCCAGGTTTACCCCTTACAGCCTGTTATGAAGCACTCAGACAATTACATAACCATACATGTAGTCTTCCATTCCATCTCTTGAATGCCCCAGAAGAGCTGAGAACAGAAGAGCTGGCTTTGTTTGGTGGCAGGAATCAGTGGACAcagacattattattattatggccCCCTAGCAACCGTATGGTTACACACAGAGCTTAGAGTCAATAAATCTCCTCCTACCCAGTTAATTCCTTGTACACATCTGACTTATTTTCACCTAAGAACAGAATAATCTGATCAGAGAACAACCGCGATGGTCATTTAGGATTGAATAGAGGCAGGAATGTCACATTTAGTTCCATGCGCAAAACCAAGAACCACTCGCCCTCAGTTCAGCCATTATACATATACACTACACAaacatgtggacacctgcttgtcgaacgtctcattccaaaatcatgggcattaatatggagtttagTATTGAACATTGCTGGGGGGACTTGCttgcattcagccacaagagcattagtgaggtcgggcactgatgttgagcgattaggcctggctcgcagttggcattccaattcaacccaaatgtgttcgatgaggttgaggtcaggggtctgtgcaggccagtcaagttcttccacaccaatctcaacaaacactttctgtatggacctcgctttgtgcattggGACATTgtgatgctgaaacaggaaagggcattccccaaactgttgccacaaagttgaaagcacagaatcgtctacaatgtcattgtatgctgtagcattcatatttcccttcaatggaactaagggccctagcccgaaccatgaacaacagccccagaccattattcctcctccaccaaactttacagttggcaatatgcattcgggcaggtagcattctcctggcatccgtcaaatccagattcgtccgtcggactgccagatggtgaagcgagattcatcactctagagaacgtgttttcactgctccagagtccaatggaggtgagctttacaccactccaagagacgcttggcattgtgcattgtGATctaaggcttgtgtgtggctgctcggctatggaaacccatttcatgaagttcagaggcagtttggaactctgtagtgagtgttgcaaccgaggacagacgatcttTACGCGCCCcgagcttcagcactcggcggtcctgttctgtgagcttgtgtggcctaccaattcacagctaagctgttgttgctccttcttcacttcacaacaacagcacttacagttgaccatggAAGCTCTATCAAGGCAGAGATTTgacaaattgacttgttggaaaggtggcattctatgacagtgccacgttgaaagtcactgagctcttcagtaagggcattctactgccaatgtttgtctatggtgattgcatggctgtgtgctcaattttatacacttgtcagcaatgggtttggctgaaatagccaaatacaCAAATTTGAAGTGTTGTCCACACActgttgtatatatagtgtacctcaTGATAAGGCTATCTAGGATTGTCAGCTGATAGGAGGTGAAACGCTTTGGCATTCAGGTGCAGCACTTACCGCATTCAAAGTAAGCACTAAACACGTATAGAATCTTCATTTCAATAACTTGGACTGGGATCATTGCTCAGGGAACAAGTTGCCTGTAGGTACAAATCTAGGATCACTTCCCCAATAAAATGTGTTAGTGGTATGAGTTTCCCTGGGGATAGAAGGCGTAATTTGTGAAATCAGCGAAGGTGTTGTAGGTTTAATGCCTCTCCGTCCTCCATGTCCTTCCATCACATAGACTCATATTGTCCATTGTACTGTACACATTCTGCAGTTGCCTAaagtaaatccattttaatctaaGCTCCAATATGTTTTCATCACTTATTCAAGTTGTtttcatttgattttcaacaCTGATATAATTAATAAAGGCTGAGTAGGCAACCAAAAAAGTAATATTGCTCTCCCTGAATAAGTGAAATAGCAAAAGGCTAAGGGATAGATTAAGTCCTTATGGCCTGAATTATTGAGATGATTACAAATACTGCATTCAAATACTGCAGACTGTGTTGACACTTTGCAGTATTGTTTTGCCCAAGGGCCTCACAGGCTGACACCCCATGGGACATCATTTTGGGTATTACCACTGAGTCACATAcaaaccaccatgcctgtgtgaggGGCCTGACTTAAGGTGTACCAGCTTGACAACAGATGAAGAAGATTATGAACATGTTAATTTAGAGCATTCAATTATTTTCACGTTTCAACAAAAATTATACTGTACAATGAGAAATACATGCAACGTACCAAATAAAGAAAAGCACTTGACAACATTCTAATAAACCTGCGTGTGACAGTCAAAGAAGTGCAGCTATTGATGGTAATACAACTGCTGCTCGTGTAATTATATTGATGTTAATGGCTGTGCTGGCTGCTGTAAACATGCAGACCATGTTATCTATTATAAATATTGTAACATGAGAAAATGTATATGTGGCTATCAGTGTCACAGGTCACAGGGGGATCAGCCATGCTGTGGAGGGTCCCTGAACTTCCTTTCGATGTGAATTCAGTTCTGTCGGTTTTGCCTTTATGCACAAAACGAACACAGCTGACTCTCCTGATACCCAATAATGCCATTGCTGTTTACCAATCCGCACATTTTAAATTGATAATACACATTAATAAATGACAAATTGTCGTCGTGATGAATGATTTAGCATCCGGGAGCCTCGAGTATCATCATTGAGCATGAGGCTCCTTCCACCTTGACGTCGAGAGGTGATTAAGCTGCGAGAGTGcgattcctcccctcctctccgtgATGGGGTGAATCTGCTCAACGCAGACCACGCGCGCTATATAAACCGGGCGCGCACCGCGGACGGATTAAAACAAAAAACGACAGCTCCGTGGTCCTGAAATCACTCGCAACACACCACCGCTGCTCCTAAAccaaatgcaacacaacacacacgGCGAAATGCAGGCCACTAAGAAGGCAATCTCTTGGACACTTTTTATACTTTCTTACTTATTCGTGGAGGGTTCGTGCCAAGACTTTGGTGGTGGACAGACTCAATTTATTTGCACGTCGGTGCCCAAGGATATGGACATATGCGCCGCTACCTTGCAAAACAGTATGCCTGGAGAGGATCTGAAGACCACTGTAATGCAGCTCCGGGAGACCGTCCTACAGCAGAAGGAGACCATTATGAACCAAAAAGAGACTATCAGAGAACTGACTTCCAAGTTAACTCGCTGTGAGGGCCAGAGTGCGCCCGAGCCCGGACCtgggggaaggagaaaagagaCGGGGACCAAAAATACTATGGGGGATGTATCAAGGGGTCCCTCAGACACTTTGGCGCAACTATCGCAGACTTTACAGTCTCTAAAGCAAAGATTAGAAAATCTCGAGGTATGTGGAGAAAAATAATCTTAACGAAATAATAGGCTTTATACATTTCACCAATCATTTTGGGTGAAAAACGACATGTTTACACTATGGGCTAAATCACGTTGCACTGTCCTGTCCAACTCGCACTGCCGCCCTTGTACTTTGTTTATCACATTTACTTCCAGGGGCGAAGAGCCCTCCACCATGTAGGTTAATACTCTGCACTAATCGTGAAACTTAACAAGTCATGCTGAGGACAGACACCTTCCCGGAGACGAATTTAGTTGCTTGATGTAGGCTCCCATGTTGCTAACTCAACAGGGCAATAAACCTTAAAGAAGTTAATCTGGCATTAGCTTTACGATGTCCCTCAGCATATGGGTTGTAATGTTTCTCAGTGtttttttaaacgtttttttAACGAATCATTATTTCATTCCACAGCAATTCAGTCGGAACAACAACTCGGTCCAGGCGAACAGTCTGAAAGACCTGCTACAGAGTAAAATCGACGATTTGGAGAAGCAGGTGTTATCCCGCGTGAACAGTATAGAAGATGGCAAGCCTGGGCTGCGGAACGAGACGGAGCAGCGCGGTAGAGTGGAGTCGACTCTCACATCCCTGCACCAGAGAATCACCGACCTCGAGAAAGGTGCGAGCTCAAAAAACGCGCCAAATACTTGGCCCGCATAGTTGAGCTAATTTAGTATTGCCgtttaaaaaacaaaaacgaCCTATTCTGAAAGACCTTTCAAATCCAACTGAAGTGGTGTTTATTACTAATGAATAGATTAATGTCAATATACGAAATCAATTGGTAATATGGCTGGTGTCTATTGCATCGCAGGAGAGGGAGTGGATGGGATCCGGCGAATAGCTGCATTGCTTTGCATATCCAATTCCACAAAGATGTGTGGCTTAAGAAGGTGATTTGCTGTTTAAGGCATCCGTAAACAAAGGATGGTGCAACCTTCTGTATTCAGCACTTTTCCCTTAATTCATGCAGATCAAAATGGTTCAATTCTATTGAAACAGCCGTCTCCACTTGCACCACTAGCCGTTTGAGCAGAGCAAAGTTCGCCAGGACCTTATGGCGTAAAGCTCCAGCTCCTTATAGCGGGCAACAAACACGGTTGTATAGTCCCGCcgagggaggggtgaggagagaccaGGACCGCTATTCCAACCGCTTTGCTCATGTGATGCATATCATGCCGCAGAAAAACGTGGAACCACAAGAAACAGGACTTTGTTGTATAACTACATTGATCAGTCAACCTTCAGCAGCAATCCGCTGCAAATCTCCCCTGCGCATTACGTGATGCTCAGCGACATATTTTACAACCTTcattttttaaaactcaaatccTCACGTTCATCTTGACTTGACAATCACAGTTGTTTGTTAAAGCCAGGACAAATGTCCCACCATTGATGTCCAACAAATTGGTGTCACTCAGATAGCCTATATAAAAGGCTCTAACTTCTATACAGAGCTTGACTTGGAGTGAAATATGTTTCTGTACtaattttgggtgctggtactgtttatatttaggtgctggAGCTCCACAATaattttgagctaatattctataagaggaacaggagctcaagcagtagaacatttgaggtgccacTATTCAGTACTGGTGAGCTCCTGCCGAAGTCAAGCACTGCTTCTATAGGCCTAGGCTAGCCCACAATAATTATTGTGACAGGTGACATCTTTAACCTTGTCCTCTGTTTTGTTTACAGGTCAGAAAGAAAACAGGCCGCTGGATAAATTCCAGTTGACATTCCCGTTGAGGACCAACTACATGTATGCCAAAGTGAAGAAGAGTCTCCCTGAGATGTACGCATTCACTGTCTGCATGTGGCTCAAATCCAATGCATCACCTGGGGTGGGCACGCCATTCTCCTACGCAGTGCCAGGACAGGCCAACGAGCTGGTGCTGATTGAGTGGGGGAATAATCCTATGGAGATACTCATCAATGACAAGGTATACTCACATGTTATTTTACATGATGCATATATCACCAACAGTAGACAAAATATTATTTGAAAGCAGAGTATTGCATCAAATTATTCTTAATGTATGAACATGCCTGAATGCCGGCACTGCAAACTACAAAGAAATATCATTTTTGAATTAGACCACACTGACTATAAAGCCTCAAGCTTTTTAATAAGTATGCAAGCTTTTTTATTTTAGTTTGCTGcagtgataaaaaaataaaaaaaatccaccCATGCATATACTAAAAGAAAATACTGAAATCCATTCCAGGTAGCTAAATTACCATTCATTATCAACGACGGGAAGTGGCATCACATCTGTGTCACATGGACAACTCGAGATGGAGTATGGGAGGCTTTCCAAGATGGAGTCATGAGGGGCAGTGGAGAAAACCTTGCTCCATACCATCCAATCAAACCACAAGGTGTTCTGATATTGGGACAAGAACAGGTATGTCCATTACAATTTTAATGGTCAGTTTTAATCAATACACTTTGGTACCTTAGGTCATAATATCAAAAGGGACATGGCCTATAGCATAAACATAACATCAGTCAGACCTTGAGAGAGGAACAGGCTTATGCATCAATTAAAAACCTGAGTTTCTGACTCTCAGGTTCCATAATAAGATGGAGGAATTATCCCGTTTAGGCATGAATTTGGATCAATTATCAAATTAAATCaatcaaataaaataatatttgtcacatgcttggtaaacaacaggtatagacaaacagtgaaatgcttacctccAGGCCCTTCCAAACAacgcagagagaaaaaaatagaaataatagaaaaatagacaaataataacacgaggaataaatatacaatgagtaacgataacttggctatatacacggggtaccagtactgagtcgatgtgcaggggtacgaggtaattgagggagatacagtgcgttcggaaagtattcagaccccttctgctttttccatattttgttacgttacagccttattataacatGGATTAAGAAAAAAACTttcctcatctacacacaataccccataatgacaaagtaaaaacaggtttttagaaatttttgaaaatgtataaaaaaaaaaatttgaaatatacattcacataagtattcagaccctttatgcaGTACTTCAGCACCTCTaaaagcaattacagccttgagtcttcttgggtatgatgctacaagcttggcacacctgcatttggggagtttctcacattcttctttccttccatcctgactagtctcccaatccctgccgctgaaaaacatccccacagcatgatgctgccaccaccatgcttcaccatagggatggtgccaggtttcctccagacatgacgcttggcattcaggccaaagagttaaaccttggtttcatcagaccagagaattttgtttctcatggtctgagattcctttaggtgccttttggcaaactccaagcg
It encodes:
- the LOC129825707 gene encoding neuronal pentraxin-1-like translates to MQHNTHGEMQATKKAISWTLFILSYLFVEGSCQDFGGGQTQFICTSVPKDMDICAATLQNSMPGEDLKTTVMQLRETVLQQKETIMNQKETIRELTSKLTRCEGQSAPEPGPGGRRKETGTKNTMGDVSRGPSDTLAQLSQTLQSLKQRLENLEQFSRNNNSVQANSLKDLLQSKIDDLEKQVLSRVNSIEDGKPGLRNETEQRGRVESTLTSLHQRITDLEKGQKENRPLDKFQLTFPLRTNYMYAKVKKSLPEMYAFTVCMWLKSNASPGVGTPFSYAVPGQANELVLIEWGNNPMEILINDKVAKLPFIINDGKWHHICVTWTTRDGVWEAFQDGVMRGSGENLAPYHPIKPQGVLILGQEQDTLGGGFDATQAFVGDLANFHIWDRKLSIGEIYNLATCSSKAQIGNVFSWLESSIDIYGGASKWTFEACRQLN